A segment of the Synechococcus sp. CBW1002 genome:
GCAAGGGCCCGCAACTGCTGAACCTCGTCCTCGCTGAGGACCAGCGGAGGCATCGGACGACCAAGCGCCACAAGGCACCTCGGGTGACACTCTCGATTCTAGCTGTTATTTCCGGGACGGCATACTAGGCCATCGGCAGGTGCTCCACCTGGGGCTTGATGCCATGGCGGGCGCAGAAGTCGACCATCCGCCGCAGGCTGGCGGGGGAGGAGGTGGGACTGCCGGTGAACTGGAGGCGGCCGGCGATGAAGGGAAACGCCTGCAGGGGGATCGGCTCGGTCACCACCCCGAGCTGATGCAGCCGCCCCCGCGGTGCCAGGGCCCCCACCACGGCATCCCAGTCGAGGCTGTGATTGCTGGTGTTGACGATCAGATCGAAGCGGCCGCGATGGTCTGTCAGGGCCGAGAGCGCCAGCACACCATGGGCTCCGAAAGCCGCGGCCTCAGCGGCCTTGCCCTGCGGATGGGTGGTGATGGCGGTGACCTCACAACCCCAGGCCTTGGCGAACTGCAGGGCCATGTGGCCCAACCCACCGATGCCGATCACGGCCACGCGGGCCGTGGGCGACACGGCCTCATCAAGCAGGGGGGCGAACACGGTGATGCCACCGCAGAACAGTGGACCGGCATCGGCCGGCGAGAGCCCCTCAGGAATCGGAATCAGCCAGTCCTGATGGCCCTTCACATGGCTGGCGAAGCCACCGCTGCGGCCCACCACGGTGGCCTCAAGATCGGCGCAGAGGTTCGCCTCGCCCCCCAGGCACCAGCTGCAATGGCGGCAGGAGCCGGCGATCCAGCCCAGACCCCGCAGCTGGCCCACCAGGGAGGGATCCACCCCCTCGCCCACCTGCACCACCCGGCCCACCACCTCGTGGCCAGGCACCAGGGGATAGGAACTGATGCCCCAGCTGTTGTCGATCATCGACAGATCGCTGTGGCAGAGGCCGCCGTGCAGCACCTCCAGCAGCGCTTCATCGGGGCCTGGCTCCAGCAGCTGCGCCGAGCTGCGCTGCAGCGCAGCCCCGACGCTGTCGGCCTGCCACACGGTGATCTGCATCGAGGGGGGCTGCGGCTACCGCCCGGTTCTAGCCAGGCCGGCACCTAGGGTCTGCGGCGGCGATGCTGGCAAGACGTGAGCGATTCCCTCGCAGCACCGGTGGACAGGCCTGACTGGGACGTGATCGTGATCGGCTCGGGCATCGGCGGGCTGGTCACCGCCTCCCAGCTGGCCGCCAAGGGCGCCCGGGTGCTGGTGCTGGAGCGCTACCTGATCCCGGGAGGCTCGGGGGGCAGTTTCCGGCGGCAGGGCTTCACCTTCGACGTGGGCGCCTCAATGATCTTCGGCTTCGGCGAGAAGGGCCACACCAACCTGCTCACCCGCGCCCTGGCGGATGTGGGCGAACGCTGCGCCACGGTGCCGGATCCAGCCCAGCTCGCTTACCACCTGCCCGACGGCCTGGAGGTGGCGGTCGACCGCAACTACGATACCTTCCTCGCCGATCTCACCGCCCTCTTCCCCCACGAAGCCCGCGGCATCCGCGCCTTCTACGACACCTGCTGGCAGGTGTTCCGCTGCCTCGATGCGATGCCGCTGCTCTCGCTCGAGGATCCGGCCTACCTGGCCAAGGTGTTCTTCCGTGCACCGCTGGCCTGCCTCGGCCTGGCCCGCTGGCTGCCGGTGAACGTGGGCGACGTGGCCCGCCGGCACATCCAGGATCCGGCCCTGCTGAAGTTCATCGACATGGAGTGCTTCTGCTGGAGCGTGATGCCGGCGGATCGCACGCCAATGATCAACGCCGGCATGGTGTTCTCCGACCGCCACGCCGGCGGCATCAACTACCCCAGGGGCGGCGTGGGGATGATCGCCGAGAAGCTGGTGGCTGGGCTGGAGCGGCACGGCGGCGCGATCCGCTACAAGGCCCGCGTCACCGAGGTGCTGCTCGAAGGCGATCGGCCCAACGCCCGGGCGGTGGGCGTGAAGCTGGCCAGCGGCGAAACGATCCAGGCGCGGCGGGTGGTGAGCAATGCCACCCGCTGGGACACCTTCGCCGGCGCGCCCGACGCTGAAGGATCCGTCAACCAGCCGCTGGTGGATGCCGCCCATACCCCCAGGGCCGAAGCCACCTGGCGTCGCCGCTACAGACCCTCCGCCTCCTTCCTGTCGCTGCACCTGGGCGTGGAGGCCTCGCTGATCCCCGCGGGCCTGCACTGCCACCACCTGCTGCTCGAAGACTGGTCGCAGATGGAGGAGGAACAGGGGGTGATCTTCGTGTCGATCCCCACCCTGCTGGATCCCTCCCTGGCGCCGGAGGGCCGCCACATCGTGCACACCTTCACCCCCAGCGCCATCGAGCACTGGCGCCAGCTCAGCCCCGCCGCCTATCGCGCCAAGAAGGAGGCGGACGCGGCGCGGCTGGTGCAGCGCCTGGAGGCGATCCTGCCCGGCCTGGCCGGAGCCATCCGCCTGCAGGAGATCGGCACGCCCCGCACCCACCGCCGTTTTCTCGGGCGCATGGGCGGCAGCTACGGGCCGATTCCAGCCCTGCCCCTGCCGGGCCTCCTGCCGATGCCCTTCAACCGCACCGGCATCGGCGGCCTCTACTGCGTGGGGGATTCCTGCTTCCCCGGCCAGGGGCTGAATGCCGTGGCTTTCAGCGGCTTCGCCTGTGCCCACCGCATCGGCGCCGATCTGGGCCTCAACCCCTGGGCGCTGCCCGCCTGAAGGGAGCTGGCTGTCCAGCTGATCCGCACAGAACTGGTCAGCTCAGAACCAGCGGAAAACCGCCCGTGCTGCTCTCGCAGCTGCGGGGATGTCTCCATAGCGTGACCATCGTTCCTGCCGTCGCGCGCCCTCGGGCGACGGCTTCCAGCCGATGAGTTCCGTCCCCACCCCCAGCTCCGAAGACCTGGCCCGCTACCTCGAAGCCCGCGGCGAGATGGGCAAACCCTGGATGTGGCACCTGCTGCGCCTCACCAAGCTCAAGGAGGCCAAGGACGAGATGGAGCCGGAGGCCTACCTGACCAGCCTCCAGGACGCCCATGCCGACCTGATGCGCCTGGGTGCCTTCTGGAAGGGCCGTGAAGCGGAGGTGTTCGGCGGCCGCTACCAACCGAGCGCCGTGATCGAACCGCTGCCCGGCTCCGCCGACGACCGATGACCCCGGAGCAGGCCCAGGATCCGGCCATCCATCCGATGGCGCCGCTGATCCGGCTGACCCTGCTGGGGCTTTACCTGGCTCTGGTGCTGCCCCTGCCGCCCCTCGCCCCTGAGGGGCTGCGTCTGGCCATGGCCGTGCTCGTGGCGCTGGGTCTGCTGCTGGTGCTGGCGGTCACCAGCGAGCGGGTCGAGCTGGACGCGCAGGGGCTGCGGGTGGGCCATCCCGCCTGGTGCCGCTGGTTGCTGCGCCGCGGCTGGAGTTTGCAGTGGAGCCAGGTGCGCGGCCTCACGCCCGTGGCCACCAGCCAGGGGGGGCGCGTCTACTACGTGCGAAATACGAAAGGAGCGGCCACCCTGCTGCCACAGCGGGTTGCCGCCTTCGAAGACTTTCTGGGCCGCTTCAGCCAACAAACAGGGCTCGACACCAGCTCCATCGGCCGGATCAGCCCACCCTGGACCTACCAGCTCCTGGCGGCGCTGGTCGTTGCACTGTTGATCGGCGAAATCATGGCCTTGGCTGTCAGGCCGATTGCCTGAGCATTCCATCCTGAGGGTCAGTTCAGCCGACCGAGCTGGTGGGGCTGGTGAAGCTGAAGCTGGTCGGATGCAGCGTCCGGTACAGGATCGGGAAGGGTGTCGAGGCTGAAGCGATAGCCCTGCTGCCGCATCGTTTCGATGCCGCCGCCCTCGCCAAGACCGGCCTGCTCGAGCTTGCGGCGCAGGGTGAGCACCTGGGTATCCACCGAGCGGGGACCGCCACTGAACGGCGGCCAGGCCATGCGAAGCAGTTCCTGGCGGCTGCGCACCACCCCGGGGGGCATCAACAGGGCACAGAGCAGGGCAAATTCCCGAGGACTGAGTTCCACGGGCTGATCCCGCAGGGTCACCTGCCGCAGCAGCAGATGCACTTCCAGAGGCCCCACACAGACCCGCTCCTGCAGGCCACTGCCACTGCGGCGCAGCAGGGTGCGGCAGCGGGCCGCCAGTTCCTCCAGACCGAACGGTTTACGCAACACGTCGTCGGCGCCACCATCGAGCAGGGCCACCACTGGCTCAGAGCCCGAACGGGCGGTGAGCACCATCACTGGGCAACGCAGCATGGCCCCCAATCGCAGAGCTGAACTTTCCTCCAGCAGCTCCGCACTCACCAGTAGGTCAGGAGCCTGCTCCTGACAGACATCCAGAGCCTCGCGCGCCGTGGACACGGCGGCAGCCAGATGACCATCCTGCCGGAGCCGCTGGGCCAGAACCGTGCGCAAGGTGGCATGGGGGTCCACCACCAAGACCCGTTTCGGTTGGCTGATGGCTGGAGCCTGATTCTGTTGGGTCTTCAGGTCCACCCCTGGCCCCCTGTTGCCGATACGCTACTGGCAGGGTAAGGGGAAAACGGGTATCGCCTGATGCCTTTCGTTCTGTCCCCTGCCTCTCCCTCCGCAGCGAACGCCTCAGCCCGTCTGTGCGCCGGTGTCCCGGCCCCGGGTTTCTTGCCCCCCATGACCGCCCTCCAGCACCCCGACGCCATCCGCCATTTCCAGTCGCTCTGCGATGCCTGCCAGGAGCTGGCCAGCCGTTACCACGGGCCGGCGGAGCTGCGTCTGTATGCCGATGGCTACCTGCACGCCCTGCGGCGCACGGCCGTGCTCGACCCCCTGGCCCAGCGGCGCCTCGAGGAACTGATCGATCGCTGGATCCTTGATCCCTCCAGCTTCATCGGCCCCGATGGTGACCCCCGCTCCCTCTACGAGATGGAGCGGCACTGAGTCAATTCGGGGTCATCGCTTCTGGGCTTCGGGATCGTCGCGCCGGGATTCGAGGCCTTCAGGAGGCCAGGGCCACCGCCAGGGTTTCGCGCAACTCGCCGGAGTTGTACATCTCGATCAGGATGTCGGAACCCCCCAGAAAGGTTCCGTTCACATAGATCTGCGGGATCGTGGGCCAGTCGGAGAATTCCTTGATGCCCTGGCGGATCTCCATGTCCGAGAGGACATCAAAGGTTTCGAACGGCACCGCCATTGCGTTGAGGATCTGCACCACATTGTTGGAGAAGCCGCACTGGGGCATCAGCTTGCTGCCCTTCATGAACACGAAGACCGGGCTGCTGCCGACCAGGGTCTCGATGCGCTGCTGAAGACTGGCGTCCATGGGGTGAGGGGGGAACGGTGAAGGACATGGCGAAACGGGTCGCCGGAATCAAAGGCCCGACCTGACCAGACAGCCGGTCAGACACAGGCATGCTCACAAAGAGCGGAAAATCCGATCTCAGGCGGGAACCGAGGTCTGCAGGGCCAAGGCGTGGATGGCCTCGCTGGCCAGTTCCTGCTTGAGGGCTCCGTAGACGAGTTGGTGCTGGCGCACCCGCGGCAGTCCGGCGAAGGCAGCCGAGACCACCGACACCTGCAGATGATCACCACCGCCGGTCAGATCCTCCACCGACACGCTGGCATCGGGCAGAACCCGGCTGATCGCCTCCTTGACCTGATCCGGATGAACCATGGGGGCGGTGAACGAGCACTGTGCGGAGCGGAATCTAGGGACTCGCTCTCTCAGCCGACGAGAAAGTCCCCCCTCCGGGTTGGATCAGGCGAGGCGGGCCTCAGGGGGCCGGGGTGGAGGGAGCCCCGTAGGGGGTGGTCACGAAGCCCAGTTCCACCAGGCTCTGATAGGCCTTGCGGCCCTCCTCGTTGGTAGGGGTCATCACCTT
Coding sequences within it:
- a CDS encoding NAD(P)-dependent alcohol dehydrogenase; translated protein: MQITVWQADSVGAALQRSSAQLLEPGPDEALLEVLHGGLCHSDLSMIDNSWGISSYPLVPGHEVVGRVVQVGEGVDPSLVGQLRGLGWIAGSCRHCSWCLGGEANLCADLEATVVGRSGGFASHVKGHQDWLIPIPEGLSPADAGPLFCGGITVFAPLLDEAVSPTARVAVIGIGGLGHMALQFAKAWGCEVTAITTHPQGKAAEAAAFGAHGVLALSALTDHRGRFDLIVNTSNHSLDWDAVVGALAPRGRLHQLGVVTEPIPLQAFPFIAGRLQFTGSPTSSPASLRRMVDFCARHGIKPQVEHLPMA
- the crtH gene encoding carotenoid isomerase; translation: MDRPDWDVIVIGSGIGGLVTASQLAAKGARVLVLERYLIPGGSGGSFRRQGFTFDVGASMIFGFGEKGHTNLLTRALADVGERCATVPDPAQLAYHLPDGLEVAVDRNYDTFLADLTALFPHEARGIRAFYDTCWQVFRCLDAMPLLSLEDPAYLAKVFFRAPLACLGLARWLPVNVGDVARRHIQDPALLKFIDMECFCWSVMPADRTPMINAGMVFSDRHAGGINYPRGGVGMIAEKLVAGLERHGGAIRYKARVTEVLLEGDRPNARAVGVKLASGETIQARRVVSNATRWDTFAGAPDAEGSVNQPLVDAAHTPRAEATWRRRYRPSASFLSLHLGVEASLIPAGLHCHHLLLEDWSQMEEEQGVIFVSIPTLLDPSLAPEGRHIVHTFTPSAIEHWRQLSPAAYRAKKEADAARLVQRLEAILPGLAGAIRLQEIGTPRTHRRFLGRMGGSYGPIPALPLPGLLPMPFNRTGIGGLYCVGDSCFPGQGLNAVAFSGFACAHRIGADLGLNPWALPA
- a CDS encoding response regulator transcription factor — its product is MKTQQNQAPAISQPKRVLVVDPHATLRTVLAQRLRQDGHLAAAVSTAREALDVCQEQAPDLLVSAELLEESSALRLGAMLRCPVMVLTARSGSEPVVALLDGGADDVLRKPFGLEELAARCRTLLRRSGSGLQERVCVGPLEVHLLLRQVTLRDQPVELSPREFALLCALLMPPGVVRSRQELLRMAWPPFSGGPRSVDTQVLTLRRKLEQAGLGEGGGIETMRQQGYRFSLDTLPDPVPDAASDQLQLHQPHQLGRLN
- a CDS encoding DUF6761 family protein yields the protein MTALQHPDAIRHFQSLCDACQELASRYHGPAELRLYADGYLHALRRTAVLDPLAQRRLEELIDRWILDPSSFIGPDGDPRSLYEMERH
- the grxD gene encoding Grx4 family monothiol glutaredoxin; translated protein: MDASLQQRIETLVGSSPVFVFMKGSKLMPQCGFSNNVVQILNAMAVPFETFDVLSDMEIRQGIKEFSDWPTIPQIYVNGTFLGGSDILIEMYNSGELRETLAVALAS
- a CDS encoding BolA family protein, encoding MVHPDQVKEAISRVLPDASVSVEDLTGGGDHLQVSVVSAAFAGLPRVRQHQLVYGALKQELASEAIHALALQTSVPA